The Rhineura floridana isolate rRhiFlo1 chromosome 15, rRhiFlo1.hap2, whole genome shotgun sequence genome window below encodes:
- the MYCL gene encoding protein L-Myc gives MELDPLPSQPYFYDHHEAQGEEFHRSSAPSEDIWKKFELLPSPPASPLPPGPAEDAGADYLLESGGLLDNLSAFVLRDCMWSGFSARERLEKAMGEKLAAKPLPAPPPPQAPHDSGLGGECVAPGAVFAWPAAVTDGKFPASSGSESQSDSEGEEIDVVTVEKRQSLGVRKPVTITVRADPLDPCMKRFHISIHQQQHNYAARSPPEACSHEAVLEESTQEEEEDNDPHGCHSAQSLGQVAEASSLEPFLLKSGSAPSSDSEDVTKRKNHNDLERKRRNDLRSRFLALRDQVPGLATCPKTPKVVVLSKASEYLQSLISTEQQMVAEKKLLKLHQLQLLKRISYLKGAH, from the exons ATGGAACTGGACCCGCTACCGTCGCAGCCCTACTTCTACGACCACCACGAGGCGCAAGGCGAGGAGTTCCACCGCTCCAGCGCGCCCAGCGAGGACATCTGGAAGAAGTTCGAGCTGCTGCCCAGCCCACCCGCCTCGCCTCTGCCGCCGGGCCCCGCCGAGGACGCGGGCGCCGACTACCTGCTGGAGTCCGGCGGGCTGCTGGACAACCTGAGCGCCTTCGTCCTCCGCGACTGCATGTGGAGCGGCTTCTCGGCCCGCGAGCGCCTGGAGAAAGCCATGGGCGAGAAGCTGGCCGCCAAGCCGCTGCCGGCGCCGCCGCCGCCTCAAGCGCCGCACGACTCCGGGCTGGGGGGCGAGTGCGTGGCACCGGGCGCCGTCTTCGCCTGGCCCGCCGCGGTGACCGACGGCAAGTTCCCGGCCTCCTCGGGCTCGGAGAGTCAAAGCGACTCGG AAGGGGAAGAAATTGATGTGGTGACAGTTGAGAAGAGGCAGTCACTAGGGGTGAGGAAGCCAGTCACCATCACTGTGCGAGCCGACCCCTTGGACCCATGCATGAAACGTTTCCACATCtccatccaccagcagcagcacaaCTATGCGGCCCGCTCACCCCCTGAGGCTTGCTCCCATGAGGCTGTCCTGGAAGAAAGCAcccaagaggaagaggaggacaatGACCCTCATGGTTGCCACAGTGCACAGTCCCTAGGACAAGTGGCAGAAGCTTCCTCTCTTGAACCTTTCCTCCTGAAATCCGGGAGCGCTCCCAGCTCGGACAGTGAGGATGTGACCAAGCGGAAAAATCACAATGACTTGGAACGCAAGCGGCGCAACGACCTTCGCTCACGTTTCCTGGCGCTGAGGGACCAGGTGCCTGGTCTTGCAACCTGCCCCAAAACCCCCAAAGTGGTGGTCTTGAGCAAAGCTTCAGAGTATCTCCAGTCGCTAATCAGCACTGAACAGCAGATGGTTGCTGAGAAGAAGCTGCTAAAATTGCATCAGCTTCAGCTGTTGAAACGGATTTCGTACCTCAAGGGTGCACATTAG